The Parus major isolate Abel chromosome 27, Parus_major1.1, whole genome shotgun sequence DNA segment AGTGGACCCCCCCGCGCATCCCCGCCGACCCGAAGACCAGGTTATGGGCGGCGGGCCGGGAGCCGGGCAGCGCCGAGTAGTGCATAGAGTAGTGGTAGCTTTTCTCGTGGTCGGGGGATGAAGAGTCCTGCTTGAGGGAGAAGTTGCCGTTGATGCAGAGCGGGGGGCTGAGCCCCCCGTCGTACTCCGAGCTGTTGTAGTCGGGGGAGGTGTTGCCGTAGAGGCTCTCGTAGGCGGAGGCGCAGTAGCCGTGTGTCCTCAGCCCGTGCGGCCCGGGAccggcggcgggcgggcagGGCGCCGCGGCCAGCCGCGAGCAAGGGTAGGGGTAGGGGTGCACGGCGAAGGAGGCGGCGTTGGGGCCGTGGAACCGAcccccctcctgcccctgctccgTCAGGAAGTTGCGGGAGTTGAGCTGGAGGCAGCCGGCCACCAGGTTGGTGgtgggctgggacagcccctTGCACAGAGTCTGCACGTAGGAGACCAGGTCGGGCCGCTTGCCCGAGCGCAGGATCTCGGAGAGAGCCCAGATGTAGTTCTTGGCCAAGCGGAGGGTCTCGATTTTGGagagtttttgggttttggagTAGCAGGGAACCACCTTGCGCAGGTTGTCCAGGGCCGCGTTCAGGTCGTGCATCCGGTTCCTCTCCCGGGCGTTCGCCTTCTGCCGCCGCAGCTTGGACCGCTCCAGCCGAGCCTTCgtcatcttcctcttcttgGGGCCGCGCTTCTTGGGCCGCTCGCCCTCCGCCTCCTCCAggccttcctcctcctcctcctcctcctcctcgtcccCTCCTAGCTCCCCTTCCTCTTTGCTCTCTCCCAGCGAACCCTCGGGCGGCTCCTCGGGAAGGGCGCAGCCCTTCCCCGCCCGCTCCTCCTTCTCGCTCCGGGCATCCTCCTCGCACTCCTCGGCCCAACCGGGGAATTTCGGGACTTCGGGGACCAGGCTGGGCTCGCTGAAAAGTCGCGTCAACATGGTGGCTGCAGCGGGGGGCAAAGAGCCAGGCGNNNNNNNNNNNNNNNNNNNNNNNNNNNNNNNNNNNNNNNNNNNNNNNNNNNNNNNNNNNNNNNNNNNNNNNNNNNNNNNNNNNNNNNNNNNNNNNNNNNNNNNNNNNNNNNNNNNNNNNNNNNNNNNNNNNNNNNNNNNNNNNNNNNNNNNNNNNNNNNNNNNNNNNNNNNNNNNNNNNNNNNNNNNNNNNNNNNNNNNNNNNNNNNNNNNNNNNNNNNNNNNNNNNNNNNNNNNNNNNNNNNNNNNNNNNNNNNNNNNNNNNNNNNNNNNNNNNNNNNNNNNNNNNNNNNNNNNNNNNNNNNNNNNNNNNNNNNNNNNNNNNNNNNNNNNNNNNNNNNNNNNNNNNNNNNNNNNNNNNNNNNNNNNNNNNNNNNNNNNNNNNNNNNNNNNNNNNNNNNNNNNNNNNNNNNNNNNNNNNNNNNNNNNNNNNNNNNNNNNNNNNNNNNNNNNNNNNNNNNNNNNNNNNNNNNNNNNNNNNNNNNNNNNNNNNNNNNNNNNNNNNNNNNNNNNNNNNNNNNNNNNNNNNNNNNNNNNNNNNNNNNNNNNNNNNNNNNNNNNNNNNNNNNNNNNNNNNNNNNNNNNNNNNNNNNNNNNNNNNNNNNNNNNNNNNNNNNNNNNNNNNNNNNNNNNNNNNNNNNNNNNNNNNNNNNNNNNNNNNNNNNNNNNNNNNNNNNNNNNNNNNNNNNNNNNNNNNNNNNNNNNNNNNNNNNNNNNNNNNNNNNNNNNNNNNNNNNNNNNNNNNNNNNNNNNNNNNNNNNNNNNNNNNNNNNNNNNNNNNNNNNNNNNNNNNNNNNNNNNNNNNNNNNNNNNNNNNNCCGCGCTGATTTCGTTGATGCCGCTCGGCCGCCGCTGCCCGCTCCGTCCCACCGGGACCGCGGCGCCCCGGGcgtgcccaggctgggggggGAAGACCGGGGGCGGCGAAACCCCAACAACCCCCCTTGTGGGGGGCTCCGGCGGGGGGAGAAAACCCCATCAGCGGGACCCGCGGGGAGTGGGAGAACCGAGGGCCGGGAGAGAACGAAAGACGGGGGGAAAAAAGGGCGAGACGTGGCGgagaaacaaaatcaacatGGAAGTTGCCTTTTCTCCATTCAAGTTTCCTC contains these protein-coding regions:
- the NEUROD2 gene encoding neurogenic differentiation factor 2, translated to MLTRLFSEPSLVPEVPKFPGWAEECEEDARSEKEERAGKGCALPEEPPEGSLGESKEEGELGGDEEEEEEEEEGLEEAEGERPKKRGPKKRKMTKARLERSKLRRQKANARERNRMHDLNAALDNLRKVVPCYSKTQKLSKIETLRLAKNYIWALSEILRSGKRPDLVSYVQTLCKGLSQPTTNLVAGCLQLNSRNFLTEQGQEGGRFHGPNAASFAVHPYPYPCSRLAAAPCPPAAGPGPHGLRTHGYCASAYESLYGNTSPDYNSSEYDGGLSPPLCINGNFSLKQDSSSPDHEKSYHYSMHYSALPGSRPAAHNLVFGSAGMRGGVHSENIFPYDMHLPHERGPMYEELNAFFHN